Below is a window of Geomonas oryzisoli DNA.
CTCCCCGAGTACGAAAGGGGGGTGCTGTTCCGTCTCGGGCGGGTCAAGAAGGTGCGCGGGCCGGGCCTCGTGCTCATCATCCCGGGGATCGACCGGCTGGTGCGGGTCTCGCTGCGCATCGTGGCCATGGACGTTCCCTCCCAGGACGTGATCACCCACGACAACGTCACCGTCAAGGTCTCCGCGGTGATCTACTTCCGCGTCATCGACGCGGTGCGGGCGGTGGTCGAGATGGAGAACTACCTCTATGCGACCAGCCAGCTCTCCCAGACTACGCTCAGAAGTGTGCTGGGGCAGGTGGACCTGGACGAGCTCCTCGCCAACAGGGAGAAGATCAACCAGGAGCTCCAGGAGATCCTGGACCGGCAGACCGAGCCGTGGGGGGTGAAGGTATCCACGGTCGAGGTGAAGAATATCGACCTGCCGCAGGAAATGCAGCGGGCGATCGCCAGGCAGGCGGAGGCGGAGCGCGAGCGGCGCGCCAAGGTCATCCACGCCGAGGGGGAACTGCAGGCTTCCGAAAAGCTGGCCCAGGCGGCGACGGTGATGGGGAACGAGCCGATGTCGCTGCAGCTGCGCTACCTGCAGACGCTGACGGAGATCGCGGCGGAGAAGAACTCCACTACCATATTCCCGGTGCCTATCGACTTGATCAAGATCTTCATCGATCGGACGGGGAAGTAGTGGGGAAGGGACTGGCTCCGTTAGGTGCCTGTCCCTTTGTGCAGCTGAGCGCTCCACTCTCAGCGGGCTTTGCAAGCCCGAAGGGGACAGGCACCTTGCGGAGCCAGTCCCCTCCTCCGGTGGAGGGCTCGGTAGCCGCAAGCTTGACTATGACCTGACGATGTGAGACATTGGCGCCATCTTATTTTTAGCTGACAAAGGCATGGTTACGGCAGCATGGACCTGAAAGAGGCACAGACGGGCAACCTGATCAGACACCCATGGGAAACCTCTCGGCTTGATGCCTTGCAGGAGATTCTCTCGGAGTTCCTGACTCCGGGAATGCGGGTCCTTGATATAGGTTGCGGCGACGGTTTCGTCGCCGAGAGTCTTTGCAAAGAGATGCCAGGTATAAAGATCACTGCCGTAGATACTCACCTTTCCGATGAACAGGTGCGTAACTTCACGGTGAACAAGGCCGAAATCTCGTTCCGGAAGGAGTTGCCCGAACAGGGGCGCTTCGACCTGGCCCTGCTTTTGGACGTGCTCGAACATATCGAGGAGGACGCCCCTTTTCTAAAGAACGTGGTGCACCGTTACCTCGCTTCCAAGGGGCTGGTGCTTGTAACGGTGCCGGCTTTTCAAGGCCTCTTCAGCTGCCACGACACCTTCCTGGGGCACTACCGGCGCTACAGCCTGCCGCAGTTGCTGCATCTTGTCGAAGGGGCCGGGCTGAAGGTGCGGCGCTCGGGCTACCTTTTTTCCACCTTGCTTCTGCCTAAACTGGTGCTCTTCAAACTGCTCGCGCCGGCCGATGCCCCTGGCGGGGTAGGGCAATGGAGCAGGGGGGCGCTGATCACTTCCCTGGTTCACCTGGTGTTGAAGCTCGACAACAAACTGCTCTTTGCCGCTGGCAGGTTGGGTATAAAGATACCCGGCCTCACAGGATGGGTGCTGTGCGAAAAACAAGGATCGTAATCCCCTGTTACAACGAGTCGCAGCGCCTCCTGCCGCAGGCTTTCCTATCAGCCCTGCATAACGATCCCTCTTTGTCTTTCCTCTTTGTCAACGACGGCAGCACTGACAGTACGCTGCAGGTACTGAACTCCATCAGGGATAAATATCCGGCGCAGGTCGACGTACTCGATCTGGAGACCAACTGCGGCAAGGCCGAGGCGGTGAGGCGCGGGGTCCTGGAGGCCAGCGAGGGGCCGTTTCAATACGTGGGGTATTGGGATGCCGACCTGGCAACGCCGCTGGACGCGATCGACGAGTTCTGCGCGGTGCTGGATAAACGCCAGGTCGATGCGGTGCTGGGATCGCGGGTCCGCCTGCTGGGGAGAAGGATCAAGCGCAGGCCGGTGAGACACTACCTGGGCAGGATATTCGCCACCTGCGCTTCCGTACTGCTCGGCATGAACATCTATGACACCCAGTGCGGCGCGAAGATCTTCCGCAACTCGACGGCGTTGCACATGGTCTTCGCCTCGCCGTTCAAGGTGAGCTGGATTTTCGACGTGGAGATGCTGGCCAGGTTCCCACTGGTGCTGGATGCATCCTGTGCCGAAGTAAGCGCCAACTGGGTGGAGTTCCCGCTGCACGAATGGCAGGACGTCAAGGGGTCGAAGCTGCGCGGCACGGATTACTTCAAGGCTCTCGCGGAGTTCGGCACGCTGTTTTTCTTCCTCAAAACCCCGGTCCGCAAGGCCTACCGACGCTACCTGCAGGGGGGAGGCAGCCGCCCGGCAGACTCCCGCACCTGACCGACACTCCCTGCTTCGCGTATACCTTGCTTGCCAACGGCACAGCCTTGGGTAACATAGTACGTGCATGACAAAGAGCGAATAGAAAAGACCACGTGCTATTTGATTACAAGGAGGAACACCTGATGCTGACCGACAAGCTGTGCACCGCTCTCAACAAACAACTCAACAACGAACTTTACTCTGCCTATCTCTACCTTTCCATGTCTTCCTATGCCTCTTCCATCGGCCTCAAAGGCAGCGCCAACTGGTTCATGGTTCAGTACCAGGAGGAGATGGTTCATGCCATGAAGTTTTACAACTATATCAACAGCCGCGGCGAGCACGTGAAGCTGCAGGCGATCGACGCTCCCCCCGCCGAATTCAAGAACCTTTTGGACATGTTCGAGCAGACCCTGAAGCACGAATTGACCATCACCGCCTCGATCAACGAGCTCACCGACTTGGCCCTCTCCGAAAAGGACCACGCCACCAACATCTTCCTGCAGTGGTTCGTAACGGAGCAGATCGAGGAGGAGGAGAACGACCGGGACATCATCGGCAAGCTGAAGCTGATCGGGGACAACGGGCAGGGGCTTTTGATGCTGGACAACGAGCTGGCGACCAGGGTCTTCGTGCCGCCGCCGACGACTGCGGCACCGTAGGAAATCCCCCCCGTCCCCCTTTGACAAGGGGGGGGCATGAGGGGGACTGGCTCCGCAGGTGCCTGTCCTCTTAGTGCTTGGGTTTCGCAAGGGGGGACGTGAGGCGCGTTCGGTGGGGCGTGGACCACATGGTCGCAGCTTCCACACACTTTTCGAAACAATTAAAAAGGGCCCGTTGCTACGGGCCCTTTTTTTATCGCGATGAAAGTTTATAGAACTAGTTCTTCTCGATCTTGGCGGTCTTCTTCAGCTGCTCTACCAGGGTGGTGACTTCCTGCTGCACTTTCTGACGCTTCAGGAAGTCGGCAATCTTGTCCTTCACGTTCTCGAACTTCTCGGCACCCGCTTCCTGCTTGTCGGTCACTTTGATGATGTGATAACCGAACTCGGACTCGACTACGCCGCTTACTTCGCCCTTCTTGAGACCAAAGGCTGCTTTCTCGAAGGCGGGGACCATCTCGCCACGACCGAAAGCCCCGAGGTCGCCACCCTGGCTGGCAGAGGGACAGGATGACTCGGCTTTGGCTACAGCCGCAAAGTCCTCACCCGCCTTCACCCGCTTGAGCAGCGCCTCCGCCTTCTCCTTGGCGCGCTTGCGCTCTTCAGGGGTCGTATTCACGTCGGCACTTACCAGGATGTGACTGGCTCGAACCGCTTCGGGCTGCTTGAAGTACTGGTCCTTGTTGTCTTCGTAGAACTTCTTCGCTTCGGCATCGGTGGCTGCCGCCTTGGCGGTGAACTTCTGCTCGATGAAGTTGTTGATGACGATGTCCTTGCGGGTGAAATCCTGCATGTCCTGCATGGTCATGTCGACGCTCTTCAGCGCGTCGATGAATTCCTCGTCGGATTTGAACTTCGCCCGGTTCAGGGCCACTTTGTCGTTCACCTGCTGATCCAGGTCGGGTACGTCAATCTTGACGGCCTCCTGGTACAGGAGCTCCACGGAGGTGAGCTGGTCCAGGACTGCGGCCTCGGCTTCCTTCTGAGCCTCGGGCGCCAGAGGCTGGGTCACCTTGCTTTGCGCCAGCATGACCTTGAGAGCGCGATCCATGTCCAGCTTGGTGATGACGGAGCCGTTGACGCGCAGCACGGCGATGTTGGCGGGATGCTGGGACTGCTGGGACAGCTCCTTTTGCTGCTGTTCTTTGGCCAGATCAGCGACTTCCTTGAGCGCATCCTTTGTCGGTTCCTTGGCCGCCTCGTTGACCGGTTCCTTGACCGCGTCTTTGGCAGGGGCCTTGGCTGCCTCTTTATTTGCCGCCGGAGCAGAAGCCTCGGCAGGTGCCTTTGCCGCAGGTTTTGCAGCGGCCTTTACGGCAGGGGCCGGTGCCTTGGCCGCGGTCTTGGCCTTGGCAGCGTGCTTGGCTCCCTTCTTGGCGTGCTTCTTCGCGGCAGCTTTCTTCGCAGGCTTGACCGCGGTTTTCGCTGCCGGTTCGGCAGCATCGTTTCCGGCGGCTTCCTCGGCAAGAGCGCCGACGGGTAGCGTCAGGGCCAAAAGAAGGGCGGCAACGGCAGGCATGGTCGATTTCTTGAAGGAAAACATGCACATCTCCTTTGAGAATAATTTATCAACGGATAGTAGCATCTATGTGGGGTCAATTCAAATCAGAAAACCGTATAGAAGGAAAAGCGTCATTATTTGTTGTTGGGGGTTTTATTGCGCTGCGGAATGTGATAAGTATGACTGCACATTTTTCTCCGGTTATAACTTCCAGAACCAAAAGGAGCATACGACATGTCGAAGAAAACCGAACAGGCCGCTCTGTTGGCCTTCCTGGCCGGAGCCGCGGTAGCTGCGGGTGCCGCTCTCCTCTTTACCCCGAAAACCGGCCGCGAGGTTCGCGAAAAGCTGGGCGAAGCGAAAGACGAGGCGTTGGACAAGCTGAAAGGGTGCGTGAAGAACGCGAAGCTGCGCTCCAGGAAGAACGGCTCCGATCAGATGAACTACGACGGCGGAGACTGCTGGATATAAAGTAAAGAGGCCGGATCCCTTACGGGGTCCGGCCTTCGTTTTTTACAGCCCCAGTTCCCGCTGGGTCGCTTCCAGGTATTCCCTGATCGATCGGGCGCTCTCCATGGCGAGCACCCGGTCGCCGATCTCACGCGCCTTTTGCAAAGTGATGCGACGCACCGCCTCTTTTACCCGGGGGATATTGGGCGCCGACAGGCTGAAGCTGCGCAGGCCAAGTCCCATGAGCAGTATCGCGTTGATCGGTTCTCCCGCCATCTCGCCGCACAGCGAGGCCGGCTTGCCCGCGCCCGCGGCGGCATCCGCCACCTTTTTTATGGAATGCAGTACCGCCGGATGGTACGGGTCGTACCATTTCTTCACCCTCGGGTTGTTTCGGTCGCAGGCCAGGGTGTACTGGATCAGGTCGTTGGTCCCGATGCTCAAATAATCCACTTCCTTGACCAGCATGTCCGCCACCATCACCGCCGCGGGCAGCTCCACCATCACCCCCAGCCCGATCTCCCGGTCGAAGCTTCGTCCCTCGCGGGTCAGCTCGTCCTTCACCTGCGCCAGGATCGTCTTGATGCGGCGCACCTCGTCCACCCCCGAGATCATCGGGAACATGAGGTTGCACTTCCCGGACGCCGAGGCGATCAGGATGGCGGCAAGCTGTTCCCTGAGGATGTCCTCCCGGTCCAGCGAGATGCGCATGGAGCGCCAGCCCAGGAAGGGGTTGTCCTCTTTGGGATGGGGGAAGTAGGAGAGTCCCTTGTCGCCGCCGATGTCGAGGGTACGGATGTTGACCGGCAGCCCCGGGAACCCCTCCAGCATCTTGCGGTAGACCGCGGCCTGCACCTGGCGGGAAGGGAGGGAGGAGCGGGTCATGAAGGGGAACTCGGTGCGGTACAGGCCGACCCCCTCGGCCCCGTGCAGGTGCGCCACCTTGAGGTCGCTCAAGAGGCCGACGTTGGCCAGAAGCGAGACGGTGCAGCCGTCCGGGGTGCAGGCGGGAAGGTCGCGGATCTCTTCGAGGGCGCGCTGCTTCTGGTCGAAGTCCCCCTGCAGGCGCACGTACTCCTGCTTCACGCTCTGGTCGGGATTGACGTAGACGCAGCCGGAGTTGCCGTCGACCACCACCTCGCTGCGCACGCCGACCCGCTGTAACAGCCCTTCCACGCCGAAGACGGCGGGGATACCCAGGGCGCGCGCCATGATGGCGGAGTGGGCGTTCAGGTTCCCCTTTTCGGTGGCGATGCCGATCACCTTGCCGTGGTCCATGATGGCGAGGTCGGAGGGGAGCAGTTCGCGCGCCACGATGATGCGCTCGTCGCGCAGACGCTCGCGGTGCGTGCTGTGACCGTTCAGGGCGTCGCAGATGCGGCGGCCGATGTCCTCCATGTCCGCGCTGCGTTCGCGCAGGTAAGGGTCCTCCATCCTGGCGAAGGCGGAGACGTAGGCCTCGACCACCTGGTTCACCGCCCGGTGGGCGCCGAGTCCGTCCTCGATGAGGGCGGTGATTTTGGCGATGAAGCCGCGGTCCTCGAGGATCATGAGGTGGCTGTGAAATATTGAGGCGTCGGCCTCGGAGAGGATCTCCCCCATCCGCTTTTCCATGTAGATGGTGTGGATGCGGGCCTTCTCCAGGGCCTGGTGGAACATGTTCAGCTCTTCCGAACGGGGGCGGGCGCGCTCCAGGATCGCCTCCTCGCTCGGGCCGCGGTGGTGCAGGATGGAGACCTTGCCCAGGGCGAAGCCGGGGGAGATGCCGATGCCGACCAGGGCAGCCGAAGAGGGGCCCTTGCGCGAGGAACGGCCCCCCTCCTTGAGGACGCCGTTCTTCTTGAGGCGGTCCACCTCGGCGGCGAAGAAGGCACGCTCCTCCTCCTTCTTGCGGATGGAGTCGAGCAGTTTGGCGTTGGAGACGATGCTGGAGATCTGCCAGGCTATGGTTGAGACGGCGCTGATCTCCTGGGGGGTGAAGGTGCGGGCTTCGCGGTTCTGGATGACCAGGACCCCCATCGGGATGTCGCGCTCGAAGAAGGGGACGCCCAGGAAGGAGAGAACCTTCTCTTCCTTGGTCTTGCGGAAGTACTTGTAGCGGGGGTGCCTTGGGGCGTTGTCGGTGGCGACCACGCCGCGCTGCTCCACGACCAGACCGGTCAGGCCCTCCGAGATCTTCATGGTGATGCCGACCGAGAGCCTGGAAAGGCCGCGGGTGGCGTGCAGGCGCAGGGTCTCGCCGTCCTCCTCCAGCAGGTAAATGGAGCAGACGTCGGAGGACATCCTCTTAGCCACCAGGTTTACGATGTTGTCCAGAGTCTCCTGCAGATCGTGAGACTGGAGAATCAGCGCGCTGATATCCTCCAGTGTCCTCAGTCCCAGTTGCTCACCAGCCTCCTCTGGCATTGCCTTCCCCTTTGCGTGTGATTGCTGCAGTATAAATGAGAAAAATGATATGTGAAAGGTTTTAATGCATTTTGAGTCGCTCTTAAGTTGGCAAAGGGATCGCTTCCTGTTATAGTGTGCGCCAATGAAATCCGATTGGAGTCGTGGAGGTGGCAATGGCAACAACTTTTGACGAAAAGCTGGCAAGCGGCATAGCGCAGATGGAGTCCGGCGAATACGCCCAGGCTGTCGAGGCTTTCAAGGGTTGCATCGCGCTGGAGCCCCAGAATGCGGAGGGATACTTCTACCTCGGCGAGGCACACTCCGAGGCGGGGCAGGCCGATGACGCCATCGCGGCGCTCAAAAAGGGGCTGGAACTGGCACCGGGCGACCTGGACGGTCTGACCGCCCTGGGCGACGTCTACTTCGAATCGGGCAAGCACAAGGACGCCCTGGGGTGCTACCGCAAGGTGACCGAACTGCAGCCCAAGGATTGCGACGGCTACGTCAGCATGGGGCTCGTCTATAACGCCATGGAGCGCGCCGACGATGCGCTCAAGGCCTTCGAGAGGGCGCTGGAGCTCGACCCCGGCAACGTCTTTGCGCTGAACGCCATGGGGGATCTCTACTACGGTCTGGGCGACAACGAGAAGGCCATCGCCGCCTACCACCGCGGCATCGAGATCGATCCGACCGACGCCACCGCCCGCTTCAACCTGGGCGAGCTTTACTACGATATGGACGACCTGGAGGCGGCCGAGCGCGAGACCCTGGAGGCGATCCGTCTCGACCCCGATTTCACCATGAGCTACCTGACCCTGGGGAACATCTGCATCGACCAGGACCGCACCGCGGAGGCCATCAAGCACTTCGAGAATTACCTGAAGCGGGAGCACTCGCCCCAGGCCAGGGAGATGATCGCGGAGGTGAAGGCGGTGATCGAGGGGCTCAGGGAGGAGATGAAGTAGAGGCAGGGGCTGGGAGCTAGACTGGGGACCAGGGACTGGCTGAAGAACATAACTGATAAAGGGAAGGGGAGCCGAAGGGGGCTCCCCTTTTTTTTGTATAAAGGCAAATCCCCCTTTGACAAGGGGGGGACGTGAGAGGGAGGAGGGGAGGAGGGGACTGGCTCCGTCAGGTGCCTGTCCCCTTAGTGCTTGTGTAGCGCTTGGGATGCTGCAGTGCTTGGGATGCTGTAGCGCTTGGGATGCTGGCTGAGCTGAAAGACGCGTTCCGCGAAAGGGACAGGCACCTTGCGGAGCCTGTCCCTTCTGCTTATTTCTTGATCTTCTTGAGCATGGCCTCGATGACGTGATGGGCGTCGTTGACGGCGGTGTAGATCAGGTTGGGATGACGCTCTTCCTGGATCGCTCCCTGGTTGATGCGCATGTAGGAGGGGGAGATGGCGCCGCCGATCACGTAGACCCCCTTCCTGGTCGATTCGAAGTCCGCGGTCAGCAAGAGCAGGCGATCCCCTTCTTTGGCCACCTGGCAGACACCTTCGGCGCAGGCGATGGTCTGGACGCCGATCTTGTCGTAGATGGAGGTCGGGCCCTGGCTGCCAATGCAGGCGATGACGTTCTTCATGGGGAAGCTCATGGCGTGGTAGCGCTCGATGCCGCCCTCCATCTTGTCCTCGCTGACCCGGATCACCAGACGGTCCACACCTTCATCATCGACTTCGCCGATCCTCGGGGTCGCGCCGGGAAGAAGCCTGATGTTGCCGCCCAAAAGGATTTCCTCGCCCAGCCGCTGCGCGGTTTCCTTGTTCACGTCGAAGGTCTCGGCGACATGCGCCCAGTACACCGGCTCCTTGTCGTTGGCGTTCCTCTTCTCCTTCAGGATGGAGATGATGACGTCGGCGGCCGAGTTGCCGCCGCCGATCACCAGGGTGCGCACGCCGATGTATTTCTTCGGGTCGTCGAGCCCCTTGGCGACCATCTTGGCGTCGCCGTACACGGAGAGCTCCTTGGGGATGGAGCTGCCAAAGGCAAGAAGCACCTTCTTCGCCTGGAAGGTCCCCCTGGAGGTGTGCACCTTCAGGTAGTCGCGCCCCTCTTCGAGGTTCTCGAACTGGGTGTCGGTCAGTACGTTGAGCCCCTCGTGCTGGACGAAGTGCTGCACGTACTGGATGTATTTCTCAACGGTGACCGGTTTGTCAGGCGGACGCAGTTCCTCGACCAGGAAGGGCTCGGGGTTCTCCTTGGGTTTGGAGGGATAGACGTTCTTCCCTTCGGGATAGGTGTTGGCGATGCCCTGGAAAATGGACTTGCCGGATTCGATCAAGATATGGCTCAGGCCGTTTTTGTGACACAAGTAGGCGGCGGCCACACCACCTGGGCCTCCGCCGACGATTAGTACATCGTATTTCTGATCCATGGTGCTCCTCGCGGGTCTTTCACTGGATGTTCTATAACGGTACAACTATACACGTTTAGCCGGGGGCTTCCTAGCAATAATGAGAAGCGGGCTTGGCAAAGAGTCGGCATCGGGTAGTATAGGGAGGGCAGAGCTAAAAAAACGCTGGCGAAGGAGGAGGGGCTATGGCCGAAAGAGACAACAAGGTGATGGTTGGGGCACTGCTGCTCCTGGCCGGAGGGATCATCGGGGCAGGGGTGGCACTTATGTATGCGCCGCAAAGCGGCGAGAAAACCCGCAAGGAGATCGGACGCTACGCCAAGAAGGCGCGCCGCAAGGGCGAGGAGGCACTTGAGGCGGTGGAGGACTTCACCGAGCAGGTAGGCGAGATGGCCGAGGCGGTCGGTGAGCGCGCCAACGAGATCCTTGATCGCGGCAAGGACATGGCCTACAGCGCCAAGAAGGGGCTCCTCAAGGCCCTCGAGGACGGCGAGGCCAGGCTGATGAAGGAGAGGTCGAGGCTGGCCAAGCTGATAGGTTAGGGCGTCCCGCTAGGGGAGGGGGATGAAGACTGTTGAACGAAAAAAAGGCCCCGCATCGATGATGCGGGGCCTTTTACGTTTGAAGTGCGGGGATGCTAGATCCCCTTGCCGGTCAGCTTCACCAGCGCTTCCATGTACTTCTCGCCGGTCTTCTTGACGATTTCCTCGGGAAGCGGCGGTGCCGGGGCGGTCTTGCCCCAGTCCAGGGTCTCCAGGTAGTCCCTCAGGAACTGCTTGTCGAAGGAAGGCTGCGGGCCGCCCGGTTTGTAGCTCTCCTTGGGCCAGAAACGGCTGGAGTCCGGGGTCATGCACTCGTCGATGATGATCAGCTCGCCTTCGTAAATGCCGTACTCGAACTTGGTGTCGGCGATGATGATCCCTTTCTGGTCGGCCAGGTCGCGCGCCTTCTCGTAGATCTTCAGCGTTACCTCGCGTACCTTCTCGGAGATCTCCTTGCCGCAGATCTCGCACATCTGCTCGAAGGAGATGTTCTCGTCGTGGGTGCCGAGCTCGGCCTTGGTGGAGGGGGTGAAGATCGGCTGCGGCAGGCGGTCGCTCTCCTTGAGCCCTTCGGGGAGCTTGATGCCGCAGATGGCGCCGGTCTGCTGGTAGTCCTTCCAGCCGGAGCCGGAGATGTAGCCGCGCACGATGCACTCGGCCGCCAGCGGCTGGGCCTTCTTCACCCACATGGAGCGGCCTGCCAGGACGTCGGCGTAGGGCTGGCACTCAGCGGGGAAATCGGCCACATCGGTGGAGATGATGTGGTTCTTGATGATGTCTTCCATTTGGCGAAACCAGTAGGCGGAGATCTGGGTCAGGACGTAACCCTTGTTGGGAATTCCTTCGTTCATGATGACGTCGAACGCGGAGATCCTGTCGGTGGTGACGATGAGCAGCGTTTCACCGAGGTCGTAGATGTCGCGCACCTTCCCGCGTGCGGCAAGTTTGAGGCCGGGGAAGTCAGTGTTGAGTACCGGTGTTGTCATTGGTGCATTCTCCTTTTATTCGCGCTGAGCGTGAAAAGTGAAAGGTGAAGAGTGCACCCGCACCCTCCACCTCGCACTGTAAGCTGTTTTTCTTCCCTGCTGCCCGATTAGTCCTGGAGCACCAGCGGGTTGATGTCGATCTTCGCCTTGTCGCGCAGCCCCTTGATCCACTTGTCCAGGGCCTCCTGCTGCTTCTTGGGCAGCAGGGCCGCCTTGATGGTGCCGGAGTTCTTGGCGAGGTCGGTAAGCGGCGCCTCGGTGCGGGACTTGAGCGCCACCGCGTACCAGCGGTCGCCCACCTTGACGGGCTGCTTGGCGGCCTGGTTGGGAGCGTTCAGGGTGAAGGCCGCTTCCATCAACTCGGGGGAGGTACCGATGGTCGGGACCGCGCCGGTCG
It encodes the following:
- a CDS encoding YtxH domain-containing protein, giving the protein MAERDNKVMVGALLLLAGGIIGAGVALMYAPQSGEKTRKEIGRYAKKARRKGEEALEAVEDFTEQVGEMAEAVGERANEILDRGKDMAYSAKKGLLKALEDGEARLMKERSRLAKLIG
- a CDS encoding dolichyl-phosphate beta-glucosyltransferase, with protein sequence MGAVRKTRIVIPCYNESQRLLPQAFLSALHNDPSLSFLFVNDGSTDSTLQVLNSIRDKYPAQVDVLDLETNCGKAEAVRRGVLEASEGPFQYVGYWDADLATPLDAIDEFCAVLDKRQVDAVLGSRVRLLGRRIKRRPVRHYLGRIFATCASVLLGMNIYDTQCGAKIFRNSTALHMVFASPFKVSWIFDVEMLARFPLVLDASCAEVSANWVEFPLHEWQDVKGSKLRGTDYFKALAEFGTLFFFLKTPVRKAYRRYLQGGGSRPADSRT
- a CDS encoding class I SAM-dependent methyltransferase, whose protein sequence is MDLKEAQTGNLIRHPWETSRLDALQEILSEFLTPGMRVLDIGCGDGFVAESLCKEMPGIKITAVDTHLSDEQVRNFTVNKAEISFRKELPEQGRFDLALLLDVLEHIEEDAPFLKNVVHRYLASKGLVLVTVPAFQGLFSCHDTFLGHYRRYSLPQLLHLVEGAGLKVRRSGYLFSTLLLPKLVLFKLLAPADAPGGVGQWSRGALITSLVHLVLKLDNKLLFAAGRLGIKIPGLTGWVLCEKQGS
- the ptsP gene encoding phosphoenolpyruvate--protein phosphotransferase, with product MPEEAGEQLGLRTLEDISALILQSHDLQETLDNIVNLVAKRMSSDVCSIYLLEEDGETLRLHATRGLSRLSVGITMKISEGLTGLVVEQRGVVATDNAPRHPRYKYFRKTKEEKVLSFLGVPFFERDIPMGVLVIQNREARTFTPQEISAVSTIAWQISSIVSNAKLLDSIRKKEEERAFFAAEVDRLKKNGVLKEGGRSSRKGPSSAALVGIGISPGFALGKVSILHHRGPSEEAILERARPRSEELNMFHQALEKARIHTIYMEKRMGEILSEADASIFHSHLMILEDRGFIAKITALIEDGLGAHRAVNQVVEAYVSAFARMEDPYLRERSADMEDIGRRICDALNGHSTHRERLRDERIIVARELLPSDLAIMDHGKVIGIATEKGNLNAHSAIMARALGIPAVFGVEGLLQRVGVRSEVVVDGNSGCVYVNPDQSVKQEYVRLQGDFDQKQRALEEIRDLPACTPDGCTVSLLANVGLLSDLKVAHLHGAEGVGLYRTEFPFMTRSSLPSRQVQAAVYRKMLEGFPGLPVNIRTLDIGGDKGLSYFPHPKEDNPFLGWRSMRISLDREDILREQLAAILIASASGKCNLMFPMISGVDEVRRIKTILAQVKDELTREGRSFDREIGLGVMVELPAAVMVADMLVKEVDYLSIGTNDLIQYTLACDRNNPRVKKWYDPYHPAVLHSIKKVADAAAGAGKPASLCGEMAGEPINAILLMGLGLRSFSLSAPNIPRVKEAVRRITLQKAREIGDRVLAMESARSIREYLEATQRELGL
- a CDS encoding peptidylprolyl isomerase gives rise to the protein MFSFKKSTMPAVAALLLALTLPVGALAEEAAGNDAAEPAAKTAVKPAKKAAAKKHAKKGAKHAAKAKTAAKAPAPAVKAAAKPAAKAPAEASAPAANKEAAKAPAKDAVKEPVNEAAKEPTKDALKEVADLAKEQQQKELSQQSQHPANIAVLRVNGSVITKLDMDRALKVMLAQSKVTQPLAPEAQKEAEAAVLDQLTSVELLYQEAVKIDVPDLDQQVNDKVALNRAKFKSDEEFIDALKSVDMTMQDMQDFTRKDIVINNFIEQKFTAKAAATDAEAKKFYEDNKDQYFKQPEAVRASHILVSADVNTTPEERKRAKEKAEALLKRVKAGEDFAAVAKAESSCPSASQGGDLGAFGRGEMVPAFEKAAFGLKKGEVSGVVESEFGYHIIKVTDKQEAGAEKFENVKDKIADFLKRQKVQQEVTTLVEQLKKTAKIEKN
- a CDS encoding NAD(P)-binding domain-containing protein; translated protein: MDQKYDVLIVGGGPGGVAAAYLCHKNGLSHILIESGKSIFQGIANTYPEGKNVYPSKPKENPEPFLVEELRPPDKPVTVEKYIQYVQHFVQHEGLNVLTDTQFENLEEGRDYLKVHTSRGTFQAKKVLLAFGSSIPKELSVYGDAKMVAKGLDDPKKYIGVRTLVIGGGNSAADVIISILKEKRNANDKEPVYWAHVAETFDVNKETAQRLGEEILLGGNIRLLPGATPRIGEVDDEGVDRLVIRVSEDKMEGGIERYHAMSFPMKNVIACIGSQGPTSIYDKIGVQTIACAEGVCQVAKEGDRLLLLTADFESTRKGVYVIGGAISPSYMRINQGAIQEERHPNLIYTAVNDAHHVIEAMLKKIKK
- a CDS encoding ferritin, giving the protein MLTDKLCTALNKQLNNELYSAYLYLSMSSYASSIGLKGSANWFMVQYQEEMVHAMKFYNYINSRGEHVKLQAIDAPPAEFKNLLDMFEQTLKHELTITASINELTDLALSEKDHATNIFLQWFVTEQIEEEENDRDIIGKLKLIGDNGQGLLMLDNELATRVFVPPPTTAAP
- a CDS encoding phosphoribosylaminoimidazolesuccinocarboxamide synthase, which produces MTTPVLNTDFPGLKLAARGKVRDIYDLGETLLIVTTDRISAFDVIMNEGIPNKGYVLTQISAYWFRQMEDIIKNHIISTDVADFPAECQPYADVLAGRSMWVKKAQPLAAECIVRGYISGSGWKDYQQTGAICGIKLPEGLKESDRLPQPIFTPSTKAELGTHDENISFEQMCEICGKEISEKVREVTLKIYEKARDLADQKGIIIADTKFEYGIYEGELIIIDECMTPDSSRFWPKESYKPGGPQPSFDKQFLRDYLETLDWGKTAPAPPLPEEIVKKTGEKYMEALVKLTGKGI
- a CDS encoding slipin family protein, with amino-acid sequence MNVVNLFPVLVVLFLIVAFLANAIRILPEYERGVLFRLGRVKKVRGPGLVLIIPGIDRLVRVSLRIVAMDVPSQDVITHDNVTVKVSAVIYFRVIDAVRAVVEMENYLYATSQLSQTTLRSVLGQVDLDELLANREKINQELQEILDRQTEPWGVKVSTVEVKNIDLPQEMQRAIARQAEAERERRAKVIHAEGELQASEKLAQAATVMGNEPMSLQLRYLQTLTEIAAEKNSTTIFPVPIDLIKIFIDRTGK
- a CDS encoding YtxH domain-containing protein, translating into MSKKTEQAALLAFLAGAAVAAGAALLFTPKTGREVREKLGEAKDEALDKLKGCVKNAKLRSRKNGSDQMNYDGGDCWI
- a CDS encoding tetratricopeptide repeat protein, which codes for MATTFDEKLASGIAQMESGEYAQAVEAFKGCIALEPQNAEGYFYLGEAHSEAGQADDAIAALKKGLELAPGDLDGLTALGDVYFESGKHKDALGCYRKVTELQPKDCDGYVSMGLVYNAMERADDALKAFERALELDPGNVFALNAMGDLYYGLGDNEKAIAAYHRGIEIDPTDATARFNLGELYYDMDDLEAAERETLEAIRLDPDFTMSYLTLGNICIDQDRTAEAIKHFENYLKREHSPQAREMIAEVKAVIEGLREEMK